A stretch of the Zeugodacus cucurbitae isolate PBARC_wt_2022May chromosome 6, idZeuCucr1.2, whole genome shotgun sequence genome encodes the following:
- the LOC105215997 gene encoding periodic tryptophan protein 1 homolog, with translation MEEDGPQEATIDFVPALCFVPRGVAKERPEKIVLTQTELARIIAETKDTLAEDGADDDDEDEDIDNDGDDNEMEIDEEAAAAANRNPDDEFGFDTYDEEGASKTADIASVVDANEQLPDEDNDSEAEDEIIKPTDNLILVGHVQDDAASMEVWVFNEDEESLYTHHDFILPSFPLCIEWMNHDPGSDKPGNMCAIGCMDPVITVWDLDIQDSMEPTFKLGSKGSRKKQKDPYGHTDAVLDLSWNRHFEHILASGSVDQTLILWDLDEGQPHTTITAFEEKVQSLEFHPDEAQSILAGSADGIVRLFDCRNADTVESDYVKWKIPGEVEKVLWNPTYTNNFVVGTNDGSLHYADRRQPDKLLWSIKGHEEEISGVCFNKEVANLLTSTSTDGMLKVWDFNVGAIREVYSHDFQMGRLQCMKQSPEDPFTLALGGEKPPRCRIYNIKNFEVVRKVFKIPEVLQ, from the coding sequence ATGGAGGAGGACGGACCGCAAGAGGCCACAATTGATTTTGTGCCTGCACTTTGTTTTGTACCACGCGGCGTCGCTAAGGAGCGACCAGAAAAGATTGTGCTTACACAGACAGAGCTGGCGCGTATCATTGCAGAGACAAAAGACACGCTCGCAGAAGACGGTGCGGATGATGATGACGAGGATGAAGATATTGACAACGACGGCGACGACAACGAAATGGAGATAGATGAGGAAGCTGCAGCTGCCGCTAATCGTAATCCAGACGATGAATTTGGTTTTGATACTTACGACGAAGAAGGTGCATCAAAAACAGCTGATATTGCTTCGGTCGTTGATGCAAATGAGCAGCTACCGGATGAAGATAATGATTCCGAGGCGGAAGATGAAATCATTAAACCAACTGACAATTTAATATTGGTTGGACACGTGCAAGACGATGCAGCTTCCATGGAAGTGTGGGTGTTTAATGAGGACGAAGAATCTTTATACACACATCACGACTTCATACTTCCTAGTTTCCCACTATGTATAGAGTGGATGAATCATGATCCTGGTAGTGATAAACCCGGCAATATGTGCGCTATTGGTTGTATGGATCCAGTGATCACCGTTTGGGATTTAGATATACAAGACTCAATGGAGCCTACATTTAAATTGGGTTCAAAAGGTAGTcgtaaaaagcaaaaagatCCCTATGGTCATACCGACGCAGTTTTGGATCTGTCATGGAATCGTCATTTTGAACATATACTCGCCAGTGGTTCTGTTGATCAGACACTTATATTGTGGGATTTAGATGAAGGCCAACCACATACTACCATAACAGCGTTTGAAGAAAAGGTGCAATCGTTGGAGTTTCATCCAGATGAAGCACAAAGTATTCTAGCGGGCAGTGCAGATGGTATAGTGCGCCTATTCGATTGTCGTAATGCTGATACAGTAGAGAGTGACTATGTTAAATGGAAAATACCCGGTGAGGTGGAAAAAGTGTTGTGGAATCCAACTTATaccaataattttgttgttggcacCAACGATGGCAGTTTGCATTATGCTGACAGAAGACAGCCTGATAAGCTGCTGTGGTCAATCAAAGGACATGAAGAGGAAATTTCTGGTGTGTGCTTCAATAAAGAAGTGGCGAATTTGTTGACCTCAACGTCCACGGATGGCATGTTGAAAGTGTGGGATTTCAATGTCGGTGCTATAAGGGAAGTGTACTCGCATGATTTCCAAATGGGACGCCTACAATGTATGAAACAAAGTCCAGAAGATCCATTTACATTGGCGTTGGGAGGTGAAAAACCACCGCGTTGTCGTATTTACAACATAAAGAATTTCGAAGTGGTGCGAAAAGTTTTCAAGATTCCTGAAGTACTGCAATAA
- the LOC105216004 gene encoding U7 snRNA-associated Sm-like protein LSm11: NTKIKISEIKDKTTQDEEKTEAEVPGIGKQAEEDSANSADSELDITSERFDPLRALYAPEYRISEKLPKVLYQNLAAFESAFKRFGIMNLNKRNNTVVPKSTEKKDDSALRAKPGSSKERTVIAEEAQQRRFQPHQMPVKGIGRKQKDTHNIFTYIDAVTGPMSVLKASMKEQRRIRVLVRREYGIRGSLEGTLVCFDKFWNLWLRDVDEVYQQRKFKYSENKMCGVPKDCTWRLQELGIKLPKQEVKSINRKNVEIRRHLQQLFLRGEQVALLVLLPNTKSDLKQMET, translated from the coding sequence aatacaaaaatcaaaattagcgAGATAAAGGACAAAACCACGCAGGATGAGGAAAAAACGGAGGCGGAAGTACCAGGTATTGGCAAGCAAGCAGAGGAGGATTCTGCAAACTCTGCGGATAGCGAGCTGGACATAACCAGCGAGCGATTTGATCCATTACGCGCACTATACGCACCGGAATACCGCATTAGTGAGAAACTACCAAAAGTGTTGTACCAAAATCTTGCAGCTTTCGAGAGTGCATTTAAACGTTTCGGTATTATGAATCTCAATAAACGTAATAATACAGTCGTGCCTAAAAGCACAGAGAAAAAGGATGATAGCGCGTTGCGCGCTAAACCTGGAAGCTCAAAAGAACGTACAGTCATAGCTGAGGAGGCACAACAACGTCGTTTTCAGCCACATCAAATGCCTGTGAAAGGTATTGGCCGTAAGCAAAAGGATACACACAATATTTTCACATACATTGATGCAGTTACTGGCCCTATGTCAGTATTAAAAGCGTCCATGAAAGAACAGCGCCGTATACGTGTGTTGGTGCGACGTGAGTATGGTATACGTGGTAGTTTGGAAGGCACACTTGTATGCTTTGATAAATTCTGGAATTTATGGTTACGCGATGTGGATGAAGTCTATCAGCAacgtaaatttaaatatagtgaaaataaaatgtgtggGGTGCCGAAGGATTGCACATGGAGATTACAAGAACTCGGTATTAAACTGCCAAAACAAGAAGTGAAAAGCATTAATAGAAAAAATGTGGAAATCCGTAGACATTTGCAACAGTTGTTTCTACGTGGCGAACAAGTTGCGCTTTTAGTATTACTACCAAACACCAAAAGTGATTTGAAACAAATGGAGacgtga